One Rhizoctonia solani chromosome 2, complete sequence DNA segment encodes these proteins:
- a CDS encoding oxidoreductase family protein, with product MATESYKLGLQAIFVLAVLECLLQGVLIPMSLTSFKASSANEKPLWFKVYVLGINGLGLTQTILVIAQGFYTIDGTPGPDMPMHTCTLLTPIIAALVQLFFIYRCWVIFNKQLLPAVILLSLLIISFTSGFVAVLSYPGWIPSIPFEKRWIPTIVFLHNTREGASESIIQQRD from the exons ATGGCGACCGAATCATACAAGCTGGGACTCCAAGCCATTTTTGTGTTGGCGGTTCTAGAATGCCTTCTTCAAG GAGTCCTAATTCCTATGAGCCTGACATCCTTTAAGGCCTCTTCGGCGAACGAAAAACCACTATGGTTTAAAGTGTACGTTCTGGGGATCAACGGGCTCGGTCTTACACAAACGATATTAGTTATTGCCCAAGGATTCTACACCATTGACGGTACACCTGGGCCTGATATG CCGATGCATACATGCACTCTCTTAACACCGATAATAGCTGCTTTAGTACAGCTCTTCTTCATCTACCGATGTTGGGTCATCTTTAACAAACAGCTCCTGCCAGCTGTTATCTTATTGTCTCTCCTGATCATATCTTTCACATCGGGGTTTGTTGCG GTGTTGTCTTACCCCGGGTGGATACCTAGTATTCCATTCGAGAAG CGGTGGATTCCAA CTATTGTATTCTTGCACAACACTCGTGAAGGTGCGTCTGAGTCCATTATCCAACAACGAGATTAG
- a CDS encoding ribonuclease H2 non-catalytic subunit domain-containing protein: MTTPQLLPLHIDYDGPAPVDTYFHPAKDSNGTHIAAFRGRTLCGVDLPLPAGYTGAVLSTKSDKNGEKRLETASTFSEITLWRPDIPVDVNADEYARAMDEWTRMATLIHSPDEE; encoded by the exons ATGACAACTCCCCAACTCTTACCTTTGCATATCGATTACGATGGCCCAGCACCCGTAGACACGTATTTTCACCCCGCCAAAGACTCTAATGGAACCCATATAGCTGCATTTAGAGGACGAACGCTCTGTGGTGTTGACCTACCGCTTCCTGCGGGATATACAGGCGCTGTTCTCTCAACAAAATCAGACAAAAACGGAGAAAAACGACTCGAAACTGCGTCTACATTCTCTGAGATCACACTCTGGAGGCCCGACATACCGGTTGACGTAAATGCAGATGAATACGCTCGAGCTATGGATGAGTGGACGAGGATGGCTACACTG ATACATAGCCCAGATGAAGAGTAA